The sequence GTGTGGTGCAGGCCGACGAGGAGGTTGGACGGGCCGACATGGCTCCACTCGCGGCTGCTTCCCGACGCGAGCGTGGTGTACGGCAGTCCCCAGTCCAGGCGGAGCTGTCCGTGCTCGGACACCTTGAAGCCGGCGGAGAGCGTGGGCGAGAAGTGCCGCGTGGACACGTCGTTCAGCCGGGGCGCCGACGAGAAGAGGAGGGTGGTGGCGATGAAGCTGTCCGGCTCGCGGACCTGCGCCGAGGCGGCGGTGCTCGCGAGCGCGAGGCAGGTGGCGAGAAGCCACGCGGCGGCCCGGCGATGCGGGGCGCGAAGGCGGAGAAGTGTCTGCATACGGTGTTTCCCGTGAGGCCTGCCCGGCTCACGGCCCCCTGTACTTCCTGGAACACCGGTACTGACGAAGTCGGTCACCCGGCCTTCAACACTTCGGCTGATTTTTCGCCGTCCGTGCACGGGCGGACATGACGGCGCCGCCGCGTCTCATCCTGCGACAGTCCAAGAACGTGCGCTCATGCTCGCTCCACACGGCTCCGGGTGTGCCGGAAGGAACGCTCGTTCCAGGGAACGCGTGGCGGTGGAGGTGGCGCCCCCGGGGCCAGGGGCTCGGAAGGAACGTTCGTTCCAGGGAGCACACTCGCATGGAGGTGGCTCCGTCTGCGGGCCAGCGCTGGAAGGAACGGTCCTTAGGATTCAACAGAACTCAGGGCCCGAGCCGCGAGCCATCCCTCCAGTGCGGAGGAGAGCCTGTCCTGGCCTCGCGCGAGCGTCTGCCAGCCGGGGCGTCCGTTGTATTTGAGGTGGCCGCCCAGCCCGGCCAGGGCCAGGAGTGCCTCGCCGCAGGTGGGCTCGGGGCCGAGCGTCACGCGCACCGAGAGATGGCGCAGCAGCGCCATTTCGTCAGGGCTGAAGAGGTCGGTCGCGGCGGTGGCAGGGGCCTGGTGCGCCAGCGTTCTGAGGGCCAGCAGGCGCCAGGCCAGCGGAAGCAGGAGCGCCAGGGCATTGAGGAGCGCGTGAAGACTCATCAACTGGCGCTTCTCGAGGGCGCAGCCCGTCTTGAGGGCCTTGAAGAGCTCCTCCACGCTCCAGCGTGCCCGGTAGCAATCCACCACGTGGGCGACGGCTTCAGGGGTGTCCACCGGCAACGTCGTCAGCAACACCCAGCGTACCGGTGGCTGGCCCTCGGGAGGATACGGCTCCACCACCTCCACCGCATTGAGGGTCAGGGCGGCAGGCACGTCCTCATCGCGTTGAGAGTACTCGCTGGCCTTGAGGACCAGCCCGCCTCGGGCACGTACCTCGAGGTGGGCGGTGCGGCCCTCGCGTGCAGGCTGCTTCTTGGCGGGCGCGCCCCCGTTGCGGCCTTTCCACTTCGCCTTGGCCGCTCCCAGGGACACCTCTCGCGTCAGCAGCACCGGTGCAGCTTCGAGGGCGGCGTGCAGGCAGCGGGCCGAGTCCGTCTGCGAGGCCCCCGCGTCCACCCGCCGGTCGAAGCGGGTGCGGATGACGAAGGCGCAGCCCTGACGCATCAGCATGGAGAAGAGGCGAAAGCTGTCGGCCTCCTGGTCCATAACGTGCACCACGTCAGACACGCCGGCCTCGGTGCATCGCTGCTGCACGGTGTACGCCAGTTGCTGCCACATTTCCGACTCGCGCGCGTCCGGGGGGCGCGCCTGGCTTTCCTTCTTCTGCTGCGCAAGCGAGCGCTTGGGACGGGAGGCCCGCACGTGGGGGTGCAGTCCAACAACGCCCAGCGGGTGCGCCAGCAAGTGCTGGGGCGCGGGCAGAGCGCAGGCGAGTGCCAGGTGCGCCTCGAAGCCCGATTCGCCGTGGCTCAAAGTGCCCAGCCCCGTGCGCACTCCTGCCTCGCTGCCCAAGAAGCGGATATTCGTGGTGTCATGCGCGACGACCAGCGGGTGCCCCTGGGCCGCGGCGGCTCGGCAGCGCTCCAGACTCTGCGCAATATGGGGCGCCAGCACGTCCTCCCACGCCACCTTCTGATTGCTCAGCAAGCGGTAGCAACCCTCCAGCTCCGCCGCACCTCGGCAGGCCACCGGAAAGCTAGTGTCGGGCGCAGGTGCCAGCCGCTCGGCGATGGCCACCAACCGTTGGGTGCGGCGCGCGTCCCCGAGCGCCGCGGACGCATACTCCTCTGCAACGGCAGGCAGCTGGGCTGAAGAGCAGGGAGGCGTGCCGGCCGCAGCTTTCTTCTGGGGCAAGAGCATCCCCAGGCAACCCGCCTCGCAATCTGTTGAATCCTAAGGAACGTTCGTTCCAGGAGTCACGTGCGGGGGCTGTCGTCCCTCTCGCCGCCGGTCATTCCGGCAGGAACGCTCGTTCCAGGAGTCACGCGCCCGGAGGACAGGGGCCCCTCGTTGCGGATCAGGCCACTTCAGCAGCGCCGCGCCCGCTGACGTCCGCCCACGTGAGGCCGAAGCGCGCGAGGTACTTCTTCAGCCGGTCCGCGTCGTTGACGCTCTTCTTCTGCGCACGCGACTGCGCGAACAGCACGCGTCCGGCGTCCGAAAGCGTGCGCGACGCCCGGCACACGCTCAGCACGTCCGCGAGCTGCACACGGTCGAACCTGTCCAGCTCTCGCGCCAGGTCCTCGCCCAGAATCTCCGCCACCAGGTCCGTCGCACCGGTGCGTGAATCGGCGGCACGCGCCCCCGCCGGACGCCACTGCTCGCGCAGCCGGGCAAGCTCCTCGTCCACCACCTCGCGAGTAATCCGCCCACCGGCGGCGAGCGTGGCCATGCGCAGCACGGCGGCATTCAAGTCCCGGAAGTTGCCGGACCACCGCGCATCCGGCGACGTGGCGAACCCGAGGAACCGCTCCTGCGCCTCCTTGTTCATGGTGACGCGCGCGCCCATGGCCTCGGAGGCCTGGTCCAGCTCGTAGAGGAGGTTGGGCGGAATGTCCTCCGGACGCTCGCGCAGCGCGGGCAGCCGGAAGGTCCACAGGTTGATGCGCGCGAGCAAGTCCTCCCGGAAGCGCCCGCGCTCCACCTCCGCCTGGAGGTCGCGGTTGGTGCCGGCGATGAGCTGGAAGTCGCTCTCCACCTCCTTGTCCGAGCCCACCGGCAGGAAGCGCTTGTCCTCCAGCGCGCGCAGCAACATGGCCTGCTCGTCCGCGCCCAGCTCGCCAATCTCGTCGAGGAACAGCACGCCACCATTCGCCTGCCGCAGCAGACCGGGCCTGTCCTGCAATGCGCCGGTGAACGCTCCCTTTACGTGGCCGAAGAGCGCGGACATGGCGCCATCACCGCGCAGCGTGGCGCAGTTGAGGTCCACGAAGGGCCCGGCCACACCGCGCCGCGCCTTCTTCAGCGCGTAGACGCGGCGCGCGAGCTGCGACTTGCCCGCGCCCGTGGGGCCCGTAATCAGGAGCGGTGCCTTCGACTGTACGGCCACCTGTTCAATCCGCTCGATGAGCCGGTTGAAGGCGGGGTTGAGCGTGTCGATGCCGGCCTTGAGGAAGGACAGACCCTCGCGCTGCTCCTGCCGGAAGCGCGCGGCCAGCGTGTCGTACTGCGACAGGTCCAGGTCGATGAGCGTGTGTGAGCCCGGACCGGAGCGCTCTCTCCCGGTGCCCCCGGGCGACACCTGCACCAGCCTCCCGGGGATGAGCCGGCTCTCCACCAGGAGGAACATGCAGATCTGCGCGATGTGCGTGCCCGTGGTGATGTGGACGAGGTAGTCCTCCTCCTCGGGGTTGAAGGTGTAGCCGCGCACGTAGTCGAGCAGCGCGCCGTACGTCTCCTCCAGGTCCCACGGGTTGCGGATGTCCAGCACCGTGGGCCGCACCTCCGTCTCCGGTGACACCTGGCCGATGTCCGCCAGCAGCGTGCCTGCAATCGACACCGCGTTGGGCGGGTGCAGCAACTCCAGCCGGTGCACCACCAGGTCCTCCTGCTGGCACAGCGCCACCGTGGGCCGCCACTTCGCCCACCGCTGCGGCCCCTGTCCCGTGTCCAGCGTCGTCCCCAGCATCCCGAGGACCACCGTCTTGCGCGCCAGAGTCTTCGCCATGCGGATAGGACTTTATCCCAAAAGATAGGCGAAGGCACCCCGTGTGGAGGGGCTTCCCTCGGAAGAAGGGTTGGCACGCCGGCTGCTCTACCTCCCGACGTGCCCGGGACGCAGAGCCCGGGCGGACGACCGAAAGGTGAAGACGATGAACCGCGACAACGTGAGCTACGAGGTGCTGTCGGACGAGGCGGGTCGCCCCATCAAGGCGTGGACGGTGGGTGTGCCGTTCGAGGATGAGGCGAAGAAGCAGCTCAAGAACGTCCGGGGCCTGCCCTTCATCCACAAGTGGGTCGCGGTGATGCCGGACGTGCACCGTGGTTACGGCGCGACGGTGGGTAGCGTCGTCCCGACGGTGGGCGCGGTGGTGCCGGCGGCGGTGGGCGTGGACATCGGTTGCGGGATGATTGCGGTGCGCACGACGCTGCGCGCGGACCAGCTTCCGGACTCGCTGCGCGGGGTGCGCTCGGCGATTGAGCGCGCGGTTCCGCACGGCCGTACGGACAACGGCGGCCGTAACGACGCGGGTGCGTGGCGCTCGGCGCCGAAGGCCCACCAGGAGGAGTGGGCGCGGTTGATGGTGGGTTACGACACCATCGTCGCGAAGCATCCTCGTATCGGCCGTGGGCCGGACCTGGCGCACCTCGGTACGCTCGGGACGGGTAACCACTTCATCGAGCTGTGCCTGGATGAGTCGGACGGCGTGTGGCTGATGTTGCACTCGGGTTCGCGCGGGGTGGGTAACCGCATCGGGAGCCACTTCATCGAGCTGGCGAAGGAGGACATGCGCCGGTTCTTCATCAACCTGCCCGACGCGGACCTGGCGTACCTGCCCGAGGGTACGGAGCACTTCGACGACTACGTCTTCGCGGTGAGCTGGGCGCAGGACTACGCGGCGACGAACCGGCAGTTGATGCTGCACTCGGCGGTGGAGGCGCTGAAGCTGAGTGGTGAGCTGCCTCCGTTCGAGCTGGCGGAGGAGGCGGTGAACTGCCACCACAACTACATCTCCCGTGAGCACCACTTCGGGAAGAACTGCTTCGTGACGCGCAAGGGCGCGGTGCGGGCGCGCGAGGGTGACCTCGGCATCATCCCCGGCAGCATGGGGGCGCGTTCGTACATCGTCCGCGGGAAGGGTAACGCGGATGCCTTCGACTCGTGCAGCCACGGCGCGGGCCGGGTGATGTCGCGTGAGGCGGCGAAGAAGCGCTTCACGCTCGAGGACCACGCGAAGGCGACGGCGGGCATCGAGTGCCGCAAGGACGTGGACGTCATCGACGAGACGCCGGCTGCGTACAAGCCCATCGATGCGGTGATGGCGGCGCAGGCGGACCTGGTGGAGGTCGTCCACACCCTGAAGCAGGTGGTGTGCGTGAAGGGGTAGGGCGCTCGAAGTCAATGACAACCCAGACACCCCACGAGGTGGCCATGCCGGGATGAAGACACCGAGGCGCCCGCTTCCCCCTGAGAGACCGAGAGGTCGCCAGGACAGGGGGGAGCGGGCGCCGCTATTTTTGGATAGGTGTCAGGCTGTTCCGGATGGCGCGTGGGTCGCGGGGAGCGAGGAGGTTTCAAGACATGGTGCGCATCGATGGTTCCAAGGGAGAGGGTGGCGGCCAGGTGCTGCGCACGTCGCTGGCGTTGTCGCTGGTGACGGGGACGCCGTTCACCATGACGAACATCCGCGCGGGCCGGGCGAAGCCGGGCCTGTTGCGCCAGCACCTGACGGGGGTGAAGGCCGCGGAGGCGGTGGGCGCGGCGGAGGTGTCCGGCGCGGAGCTGGGCTCGAAGGAGCTGACGTTCCGTCCGCGAGCGCTGGCGGCGGGCAACTATCACTTCTCGGTGGGCACGGCGGGCAGTGCGACGCTGGTGCTGCAGACGGTGCTTCCGGCGCTGTTGATGGCGCAGGCGCCGTCCACGCTGATGCTGGAAGGTGGGACGCACAACCCGGCGGCGCCGCCGTTCGACTTCCTGCGGCGGGCGTACCTGCCGCTGCTGAAGCGGATGGGGCCGGAGGTGGAGGCGACGCTGGAGCGGCCGGGCTTCTTCCCGGCGGGAGGCGGGAAGTTCCGCGTGAATGTGCACCCGGCGCCGCTGAAGCCGCTGAGCCTGCTGGAGCGCGGAAGGGTGCTGCGCCGCGACGTGAAGGCGGTGGTGGCGATGATTCCGTTCGACGTGGCGAAGCGCGAGCTCGACACGGTGGCCGGAGCGCTGAAGTGGCGGCCGGACGAGCTGCGCACGGAGGAACTGAAGCGCGCGCCGGGTCCGGGGAACGTGCTCATGGCGGAGGTGGAGAGCGAGCACGTGACGGAGGTCTTCACCGCGTTCGGTGAGCGCGGGAAGCGGGCGGAGGCAGTGGGCGAGGAGGTGGCGGCGGAGGTGAAGCGCTACCTGAACGCGGAGGTGCCGGTGGGCGAGCACCTGTGTGACCAACTGCTGCTGCTGCTCGCGCTGGCGAAGGGAGGCACCTTCCGCACGCTGCCGCTGGATGGGCACGCGGAGACGCAGCTCCACACCATGGCTCACTTCCTGGACGTGAAGGTCCAGGTCCGGGAAGTGTCTCGCGAGGTGCGCGAGGTGGAAGTGCGCGGGTAGCGCCCTATGGCGTGACGTCGGCGAGCTCGACCTGGACGTCCGGCGGCGCGGGGCGCTCCAGGTCGAATTTGACAGTCATGGGTGCGTCGCCCTGGGCCTGCGCGACACGCACCTCTCCCATGTACAGAGCCGGCTCGTGGGAGCGCCGTTGGACGAACAGGTGCAATGCCTGTCCGGGTTGGTGGTGCTCCAGCAGCTTCAGGCCGGCGCTGTTGGTGCGTGTCATCTTGTTCTGGCTGGTCCACGAGAACCGCAGAGGCGACTCGAAGTGGTTGCGGTAGCGATGCGTCTTCTTCGCGCCGCTCGTGTCGAGCTTGGTGATGATGACGCCGTGCTGGCCGAACCACAGGATGCCGAGGTTGTGGCGGGTCGGGTCGTATTGCGTCCCGAAGTGGCGGACGATTTCTGGCCGCGAGTAGGGCACGTGCAGCGCCAGGTCCGAGGGCGCTCGCAGGACGCC comes from Pyxidicoccus parkwaysis and encodes:
- a CDS encoding IS4 family transposase, producing MPQKKAAAGTPPCSSAQLPAVAEEYASAALGDARRTQRLVAIAERLAPAPDTSFPVACRGAAELEGCYRLLSNQKVAWEDVLAPHIAQSLERCRAAAAQGHPLVVAHDTTNIRFLGSEAGVRTGLGTLSHGESGFEAHLALACALPAPQHLLAHPLGVVGLHPHVRASRPKRSLAQQKKESQARPPDARESEMWQQLAYTVQQRCTEAGVSDVVHVMDQEADSFRLFSMLMRQGCAFVIRTRFDRRVDAGASQTDSARCLHAALEAAPVLLTREVSLGAAKAKWKGRNGGAPAKKQPAREGRTAHLEVRARGGLVLKASEYSQRDEDVPAALTLNAVEVVEPYPPEGQPPVRWVLLTTLPVDTPEAVAHVVDCYRARWSVEELFKALKTGCALEKRQLMSLHALLNALALLLPLAWRLLALRTLAHQAPATAATDLFSPDEMALLRHLSVRVTLGPEPTCGEALLALAGLGGHLKYNGRPGWQTLARGQDRLSSALEGWLAARALSSVES
- the rtcR gene encoding RNA repair transcriptional activator RtcR, with the protein product MAKTLARKTVVLGMLGTTLDTGQGPQRWAKWRPTVALCQQEDLVVHRLELLHPPNAVSIAGTLLADIGQVSPETEVRPTVLDIRNPWDLEETYGALLDYVRGYTFNPEEEDYLVHITTGTHIAQICMFLLVESRLIPGRLVQVSPGGTGRERSGPGSHTLIDLDLSQYDTLAARFRQEQREGLSFLKAGIDTLNPAFNRLIERIEQVAVQSKAPLLITGPTGAGKSQLARRVYALKKARRGVAGPFVDLNCATLRGDGAMSALFGHVKGAFTGALQDRPGLLRQANGGVLFLDEIGELGADEQAMLLRALEDKRFLPVGSDKEVESDFQLIAGTNRDLQAEVERGRFREDLLARINLWTFRLPALRERPEDIPPNLLYELDQASEAMGARVTMNKEAQERFLGFATSPDARWSGNFRDLNAAVLRMATLAAGGRITREVVDEELARLREQWRPAGARAADSRTGATDLVAEILGEDLARELDRFDRVQLADVLSVCRASRTLSDAGRVLFAQSRAQKKSVNDADRLKKYLARFGLTWADVSGRGAAEVA
- a CDS encoding RtcB family protein; this encodes MNRDNVSYEVLSDEAGRPIKAWTVGVPFEDEAKKQLKNVRGLPFIHKWVAVMPDVHRGYGATVGSVVPTVGAVVPAAVGVDIGCGMIAVRTTLRADQLPDSLRGVRSAIERAVPHGRTDNGGRNDAGAWRSAPKAHQEEWARLMVGYDTIVAKHPRIGRGPDLAHLGTLGTGNHFIELCLDESDGVWLMLHSGSRGVGNRIGSHFIELAKEDMRRFFINLPDADLAYLPEGTEHFDDYVFAVSWAQDYAATNRQLMLHSAVEALKLSGELPPFELAEEAVNCHHNYISREHHFGKNCFVTRKGAVRAREGDLGIIPGSMGARSYIVRGKGNADAFDSCSHGAGRVMSREAAKKRFTLEDHAKATAGIECRKDVDVIDETPAAYKPIDAVMAAQADLVEVVHTLKQVVCVKG
- the rtcA gene encoding RNA 3'-terminal phosphate cyclase, with translation MVRIDGSKGEGGGQVLRTSLALSLVTGTPFTMTNIRAGRAKPGLLRQHLTGVKAAEAVGAAEVSGAELGSKELTFRPRALAAGNYHFSVGTAGSATLVLQTVLPALLMAQAPSTLMLEGGTHNPAAPPFDFLRRAYLPLLKRMGPEVEATLERPGFFPAGGGKFRVNVHPAPLKPLSLLERGRVLRRDVKAVVAMIPFDVAKRELDTVAGALKWRPDELRTEELKRAPGPGNVLMAEVESEHVTEVFTAFGERGKRAEAVGEEVAAEVKRYLNAEVPVGEHLCDQLLLLLALAKGGTFRTLPLDGHAETQLHTMAHFLDVKVQVREVSREVREVEVRG